The Dreissena polymorpha isolate Duluth1 chromosome 8, UMN_Dpol_1.0, whole genome shotgun sequence genome includes the window AGATCAACACTACTGTGGGTTGCAAACTCAGTGCTACAAATTCTCAGAGAGATGCAACGGAATTGCCAAGTGCCCCAACTACGCCGATGAAAATGGATGCAGtaagtatatttaatatttttgtgcCATACAAACATACCACATAGttcttattaaaaaacaataaactgTCATTCAGTATGTTGTTTGCTCATCTGTGATCGCCTTATTTCTTTCCTGCAATGCCAATCATGGTTCGTCCGTAAACTGTCATTCAAACCAAATTTTCTCCTTATCCACTGGGCAGCTTTTTACCAAACTTCACAGGAGTAATCCTTGTTTGAccttcaaagttgttcaaatagtATCGATCTTCCACTGATGTAGGTAACATGAGCTGAAAACTGATTTTTAAATTGTTCTCTTAAACCTCATGTGTcagaaaatttatatttttctgtAACAATGACTAGTGGTCCATTACTAAGTTAATTCAAATCATACCCCTGGGGCCAAAACTGATCAATCATACCCCTGGGGCCAAAACTGATCAATCATACCCCTGGGGCCAAAACTGACCAATCATACCCCTGGGGCCAAAACTGATCAATCATACCCCTGGGGCCAAAACTGACCAATCATACCCCTGGGGCCAAAACTGATCAATCATACCCCTGGGGCCAAAACTGACCAATCATACCCCTGGGGCCAAAACTGATCAATCATACCCCTGGGGCCAAAACTGACCAATCATACCCCTGGGGCCAAAACTGACCAATCATACCCCTGGGGCCAAAACTGACAAATCATACCCCTGGGGCCAAAACTGACCTTGCCTTAGGGGTCTAATGATTTATATAATCTTGTATGGTAACTAACTTTCATAATCTTGTTTTCCCTGTAACTACATGTTCCAAACCTTTGTTATGTGGATTGAAACATGAGAAAGGAATCTTGTACACAGTTTTATCCCATCATGTGGTTGGGATCAATTGACCATAAAACAGTGGTCGCATGATGTATAtgatttatattgtaaataacttttaaaaattgtaGAAACCACAAATCCTATTAGTCCCATCCTTGCTTGCATGCATGCATACTAGATAATTTCTCTTTCAATGATTGTTCGAAATTTTGGTAGTTTTTTGTGTGTAATTAAGCATAACATTCTGTATTTTCCCCCCAGGTCCCAATCAGTGTGGTTCTCAGAATGGCACTTTCCTGTGTGACAACAGGCGGTGTATCTATGAGAGCTGGACATGTGATCACCATGACGACTGTGGGGACATGAGTGACGAACAGAACTGTTCAGGTCAGAATGTGCCTCTCTCTTTGTGTCATTGGGATAGTGAACCCTTTACCATGCAAAAAGGAACTCTGAGTTATTTGTACTCCCTAAGATAGTCAAAGaaaatttaagacttttcttacgagattcaagtttttaaggctttattaCCATCCATAAgttactgatgggcagcaaacagcataaaacctgaacggactgcgagttgctcgcaggctgttctagttttatgctgtttgcacaaagtcattttcaatttgcttctgagtggcaaaaagtttaaatatatatgatgACCTTAAAAATGGTTTCTTTAAATTATAAAGGTGTATGTTCTTACCCGCATTTGTTGGACATGTGGcctcaaaaactaggttaccaggTCATGTGGTATATAAAGCGTGTTAATTTTgtatgaaatttatttacctgTAATTTGTCTTTCCCATTCAGTCCTGTGATCACTAAGTGTGTGGAAAGCATGTGAATTTTGTAAGACATGTTTTAACCAATCATTTCACTGCACCTTCTAGGCCTAGCCACCATTAAGAGTGTTATCTTTTCTGCAATCTGTGGCTCATGAGATTTGTATGACATGTTTTATCCAATCATTTCATTGCATCCTCTAGGCCTGGGCACCACTAAGCGTGTAATCATCGCTGCCATCTGCGGCTCAATGATCTGCGCCCTGCTGCTGGTGATCCTGGTAGGCTGCTCGTGCAAGCTGTACAGCCTGCGCACAATGGACTACAGCCACCACCCGCGCCACGAGTCCCCCATGAGCCGGCTGTATGCAGAGCTGCTGCGCCGCAGGGCGCCGCCCCCCTACCACGAGGCCATGCTCACGTCCAGGAACTTTGATGAGGTGCAGCAGGAGTACATGGAACAACTGAGGAATGCTGCCAGCAGACGAGCCCCGCGCGGAAGATCAGGTCATTGATTTTCTTTGCCAAAATAATGGCCTCTTACAGACTGTTCCCCAATGGAAAAAGCAACAAATTTTCCCCCAAACTCTGACCAAAATCTAACCAAAAGATTCCAAACTTTTCCaattaactcaataattggttaattaagtttattataaaattcagtttaacatgcacttataaacaattggaaTACTATTATTCATAATCATATTACTAAAGttaattttttcccaatttgatggtttatcacgctatttttcccaatacaaaaggcataggctgtaaaatataaagaaaaaaaattcactgCAGGTCGGGGCAACAGGAGACGATCGTCAAGAGTCAGACAAGATTCTGGTTCAAATGAGAGTGTGGAAAATAGTGGTGACAATCCAAACCAGGGCGTAAATAATGAGGGTGACAATAGTAATTATGCGTCCAATAGCCTTCAATTGTGTAGCATTCATGAGGAGAATGAGACAGAGACCCTGGATCATAATGGCAATGAGTCCTCAACCTCAACAGCTGATCTCCTGCCGTCCGACAGTGAGTCGGACTACACTGATTCTGGGGAAGACATCGATTCAAATGTTGACTATCATCTTCAAGATGAAGGTAATAGCGGTGAAAGTGGGATAAATGCTAATGGTCTAGACAATCAAGGTGTAGACAATGACGGCGAaaatgatgatggcgatgatgacaACATTCTGAACTCAGAGAGTCTTTCAGCGAGGTGGCAAAGAAATGTAGACAGTGATGACACATCAGATGAAGAGTGTCTTCTAGCAGATGACTTTGAGCTTGACAGAAGAACTGACCTTCACATCCAACAAGGTCAGTATAACCATGATTGTGATAGCCTCGATACCGAAGCAAGTGCGTCAATTTTAAGTATGGATACACAAGAAACTGGAGTCCAAGATGGGGACGGAAACAAGGAAATTGACAATGAAGTGAATGGTGAGTCCGAAAATTCACGAAATTCAACGCCAAAACCAGAGAACTGCCATTCTAATCTTCTTATATCTGGACCCGGGGAGTCAATGTTGATGAGGGTTCATTCTCATTCCTCCTTGAATTCGGAGGGCTCAGAGACGTACAGTGACAGCGATGTGCCTTTACAACGGATTGGATCCTTCTAATGTCAGCTTGAACATTCCTGGTGACTTCCTAACGTCCTTAACGTCGCTTCACAGTAGTGAaggaaatgtttaaatgtatttttctgttttattatttaaaatcttGAAAAAATCTCAAAATTGAGTTTTCAATGAAGCCTTTTTTAATTttctattgtttttattttattttattcaatattttcttttgataaattgttaaaataattaatgacatcatcaattttaataatcatactaaagccttttttttttaaagaaatatcttAGAAATGGAACTAAAATTTTAATATTCTGCTGCTATTGCTACGGAAACACATATCATAGGATGTAGATTGCTTTTAGCTTTTAAAGGAATATTTCTACctttactattaatttatacaatCAA containing:
- the LOC127840676 gene encoding low-density lipoprotein receptor-related protein 12-like, which codes for MGSLLPQVNQSQYSCLHNALKCDGVVHCSQGQDEDPAICDPIFSSFRANPLCNRRLDDSWGWFASPLYPQPYPPNSNCSWVIHQLGTPGGTVIQLRVVMFTLSMTDQDVLTIFDGPDSSYAVLGSYSKLKTPPSLIESSGSWLNVVFHSKSGYSVPGFNFTYQLKGVCLPDQHRCRMENDCYSEQQRCNGVWDCPVSGIDELECPNCQYRDQHYCGLQTQCYKFSERCNGIAKCPNYADENGCSPNQCGSQNGTFLCDNRRCIYESWTCDHHDDCGDMSDEQNCSGLGTTKRVIIAAICGSMICALLLVILVGCSCKLYSLRTMDYSHHPRHESPMSRLYAELLRRRAPPPYHEAMLTSRNFDEVQQEYMEQLRNAASRRAPRGRSGRGNRRRSSRVRQDSGSNESVENSGDNPNQGVNNEGDNSNYASNSLQLCSIHEENETETLDHNGNESSTSTADLLPSDSESDYTDSGEDIDSNVDYHLQDEGNSGESGINANGLDNQGVDNDGENDDGDDDNILNSESLSARWQRNVDSDDTSDEECLLADDFELDRRTDLHIQQGQYNHDCDSLDTEASASILSMDTQETGVQDGDGNKEIDNEVNGESENSRNSTPKPENCHSNLLISGPGESMLMRVHSHSSLNSEGSETYSDSDVPLQRIGSF